caaaatgaaaaaacgacataaaaagagaaaaatattgaagatagatGGGATTGGCACGTGAACGTAAACTtcttataaccataattaaattttaaattgctaaatcatgatataaaaccGAGCTGACATAGTTTCATTATAACCAAATAGTAGGTCTGAGATTTTTCAGTTTAAACGTTAGGTTCTTATGCGATAAGTTATTTTTggacctaaaatattttttttttaaattggatcAGTTTATcataaacaaattatgtaattaacaaaagttaaaaaattgCTTAAGAGCCAAAaatcaagaatataaattttatttttcatacaatatttctaaaataatttccATATAAATTCATCATTTGCGCATGTCTTATCCTATCCTAGTGATCAAATACTTCTATTGATGCATGCACTAATTAGAGAGTAACATTGGTAGAGGGgttggttacaaaaaaaacattggtAGAGTGGTACCCCATAAATTCTCATACTCGGTTATTTTGAATAACACGAAAATGATAATGATGTTCACAGAAAAAGGATTGGAAGAAGGATAAGTTAATTTAAGAAGTGAGAATATAAGAAAAGAgctatataatgaaaatataaatgttcCATTCTGTAGACAATAATAAGGTAAAATTAAGCTAGATTCGAACATGGTTCTAAGTAAGAGAGCTGCTCATTGTGGTTGAACAGATAATTGCTGCCAACTCCAAAGATCCGTGGTATCCAAACCATTAATAGATGCACTACTTTCACCACAACCATAAATAgcctcatgatgatgatgatgatgattatgtTCCTCTTCAAACACCAACATTTCTTGCCACACCAATTGCAAGTCACTTTCCGTGGACGAACCATTACGATGGTTGTTTTCCTCTTCATTCACCGAGGTCGTCAAACTAGGACACTTGGGTGTTACTTCGTCCGAGTTGCACGTGTGGTTTCCGATGTATGTGATGCTGAACATCTTGGATTCGAGCTCTAGCTTCTGCACTTGCTTTGTTGCCTTGCACCCTTGAGTGTATTTGTGTGTGCACCTAAAGTAACTTCTGCAAAATATTaatgagaaatttttttttagatcaaATGTCTGTGTCACAACTAACTAATCCAGACAATGGTAGATATAAATGTCTCCATGTGTTATAATTCTCGTGGACATGTCACATATAGATATTATACATACACATGTATATTCATATATAAGGGTAAAATCTCTAAAAACAACCTTGGGAATTTGGCATTAAGAATCTCCTTTTTTCCATATTTCCTCCAAGAAAATGCGTCTTCAAGTAGAGTTGACTCTACAGTCCACGTG
This region of Raphanus sativus cultivar WK10039 unplaced genomic scaffold, ASM80110v3 Scaffold5256, whole genome shotgun sequence genomic DNA includes:
- the LOC108836107 gene encoding probable WRKY transcription factor 70 is translated as MDIASNNKAIMLEVIDQLVQGHELATKLQQLLSQHGSGLGPAEDLVAKISGSFSDSISALDSIEPIHSSLFTAVEGSQNASCNNDGKLEDSVDSRKRLGPVKNKRGCYKRKKRADTWTVESTLLEDAFSWRKYGKKEILNAKFPRSYFRCTHKYTQGCKATKQVQKLELESKMFSITYIGNHTCNSDEVTPKCPSLTTSVNEEENNHRNGSSTESDLQLVWQEMLVFEEEHNHHHHHHEAIYGCGESSASINGLDTTDLWSWQQLSVQPQ